The genomic region TACCAGTACAAGGTCCACAACTGGAGTGGCCCGGGCATCCAGGACTTCGTGCGCCGCGTGAACACCGCCCGTCAGGAACACGTCGCCCTGCAGGAATACGACAACCTCGACTTCCACTACTGCGCCAACGACCAGCTGATGGTTTACTCCAAGAAGTCTGGCGAAGACGTGATCCTCTGCGTGTGCAACATGGACATGGACAACGCCCAGGAAGGCATGGTGGAACTGGACATGGCTAAACTCGGCCTCAACCAGGATTCCTTCTTCTTCTTGCGCGACTTGATTACCGACGAAAGCTTTGTATGGCGTGGCAACAAGAACTTTGTGCGCCTCGACCCCGCCAAGGCTCCCGGCCACTTGCTGGTGCTCAAGAAGATCTAGGCAACTCTGGATCCTCCCCATTCGGGGACCATGCGCACTAAGGTTACAAGTAACCAAGTGCTGTCCGCCGTCGGTCCTTCGGACCTCCAAGATGGCGGTTTCATATAATGTCATCCTCGACCGAAGGGAGGGGATCCACAGATACATTTGTACAGAAGACTGCTCCCACGGCAGTCTTTTTTATTTATATTGAAAGTATGATTGATATTTATTCGCTTGCCAAGAATCCGCTGGTATTCCAGAAACAACGCACCATCACCTCGGCCTACATTGACGTGTCGGGAAAAATGGGAATCGCACAGACGGTCCTTATGGTGCAGGACAACCTCACCGAAAATTTCGGGGCGCTCAAGATGGACAACTTCTGCGTCAACGAGAAAGGCGGTTACTGGGCCATCTACAAAGCGAAGTTCAAATTCTTCAAGCGTCCCTTTTGGCGCGACAAGGTGATTACGACATCTTTCCCTGCAGACAATGCGCCTATCCGCACCTACGTGAACACCGCCATTACGACCGTCGAAGGCGAGCCGATTATCCTTGCGGCGCAGGAAGCGTGCTGCCTCGATCTGGAAAAGCACCGTCCCATGAAGCTTTCCGCTGTCGATTTTCCAATGGAAGGAGCCCCGGAGCATTTTCTCGATAGCAAGTTCACGAAGTTCCCCGTACAGAACGAGGAATACCAGGAAGTCTACCGTCAAAAGGTGCTCCCGCAGCATATCGACATGTCGCACCACATGAACAACATCGAGTACGTGAAACTCGCGCTGAATGTGTTCAGCGCCGAAGATCTGGAACTCTGCATTCCCTCGATGCTCGAAGTCCACTTTTTGGGCGAAACCCGCGAAGGTCAGGAAGTCACCATTTTCCGAGCCGACAAGATGGGCGCGACCTATATGAAAATCGAAGATGACACGGGTCGTCAGGTCTTCGAGATGAAACTTAAAATGAAGTAAGCGCGCGGAACTCTACCGCGGCAAAACTAGAACTGCAGAAAGAATTCCGGCCGGTGAAAATCCGGCTTTTCTGTTTCTACGGGGAAAGCGCTCAGGTAATGGGGCGTTTTCGCCTTGTCGGCGCACTTGTAGAGGTTTCCCTTCAGCGTAACGCCCTCGAAACTCTTGATGCCAAGAAGCGATGCAGGAATTTGTATGGACATTCCCCAACAAACTAAATTACCAGCGACACTCGCCAACTGCTTGGTACGCACCACCGAATCGATTTCTGCCTGAGAAAGCTTGGTGCGGTTGCTCCGATCGGGGCCCCTCGCTGCCAAGAGGTAGCCGCGGCTAGTCGTTTCGAAGTTGAAGTACTCCGCAGGATTTGTCGGATTCTGCAAGAAAATCTCGACGCAGGAATCTTCCCAGCTTGAACCATTGTCTTCCTTGACTTCGGCGCGAAAACAGTCCGAAGGTTCCTCGACAGAAAAATGGACAGTTAAAAATTCGGGCGAAAGATCCGCTTCGGCAAGGACCGTCGGGAGCGCAATTCCCTGGTTCTGTATCCAGTTCATATTCGGTTTTAACAGCATGTTCAAAAGTTAGTAAAAGTGATTAATCACTGATTAATCAGTGATTAATCAGTAACCAGAATTTTTCATCTGTTTAAAAATGGCGATTTCAGGCAAATTTCGCCACATTTTCGGCTTGGCATACTAATTGCATATAAAGGGGCAACCGCAGGGTGGTGATTTACACCGCTCCTGCAAGAATCACATACAAACTAGGAGACCTTTATGGCCGAAGAAAAAAAGAAAAAGGAATGGAATGCGACGGGCGCCTTTGACTGCCTCGCCGTCACCAGCGTACAGGTTTACCCTTTCAAGGAAGGACCTTCCATGGGGCACATCAAGGGAATGGCATCCGTCGTTCTCAATGACCAGTTCCTGGTGCGCGGGCTGCGTATCACGGAAGGCGAAAACGGGATGTTTGTCGGGTACCCGATTGACCCGTTCTTCAAGGGCGAAGACTACCGTAGCGTCTGTTGCCCGATGGCACGCAATCTGCGCGAACATATCGAAAACTGCGTCCTGGAAAAATACCAGGCGGCAATCGCCTAAGGAGTTCCGATGTTCCGACGAATCCGCTCTTATTGCTTGTTTGGAATAAAGGCTGTCCCCGTGAGTGTCGAAGTCGATGCGTCGCAGGGACTGCCGGGGTTCACCTTGGTAGGGTTACCCGACAATGCGGTAAGAGAATCTAGGGAGCGCGTCATTTCAGCCATACGCTCCGTAGACAAGGTGGTGACAGGTTTCCGTACCACGGTAAACCTGTCACCCGCGGATTTGCGGAAAGAAGGAAGCGCCCTGGATTTACCGCTCGCCATCGGGTTATTGACGGCTACCGGCGAAATCGAAATCCCCGAGTTGGAAAGCCTCGTCTTTGTCGGGGAACTTTCACTCGACGGCCAGCTGAAACCTATCCGGGGCGCCCTTTCCATTGCTATGAGTTTATCCGAAAAGCGCAAGGATATCTTGGTGATTCCCTACGCGAACGAAAGCGAAGTTTCTCTTGTCGAAGGAATCCGTTACGTATGCGCCGATTCCCTTAAGGAGTGTATTGAAAAGATGGAATCCGGAGCTGCAAACAACGCCGTATGGGCAGCGGGATTCAGGAATCAGAAACGTTTATCGAACACCATTCGGGATGTTCCCGACTTTAGAAATGTCGTCGGGATGGAGGGCGTCAAGCGGGCGCTAGAAGTGGCCGCCGCGGGTGCCCATAATTTTCTGCTCGTAGGCTCGCCCGGAGCGGGCAAGACTTTGTGCGCAAAGTGCCTGCCGGGAATTTTACCCGAAATGACCGAGACCGAAATCCTGGAGACCACACGCA from uncultured Fibrobacter sp. harbors:
- a CDS encoding acyl-[acyl-carrier-protein] thioesterase, with amino-acid sequence MIDIYSLAKNPLVFQKQRTITSAYIDVSGKMGIAQTVLMVQDNLTENFGALKMDNFCVNEKGGYWAIYKAKFKFFKRPFWRDKVITTSFPADNAPIRTYVNTAITTVEGEPIILAAQEACCLDLEKHRPMKLSAVDFPMEGAPEHFLDSKFTKFPVQNEEYQEVYRQKVLPQHIDMSHHMNNIEYVKLALNVFSAEDLELCIPSMLEVHFLGETREGQEVTIFRADKMGATYMKIEDDTGRQVFEMKLKMK
- a CDS encoding carbohydrate-binding family 9-like protein; amino-acid sequence: MNWIQNQGIALPTVLAEADLSPEFLTVHFSVEEPSDCFRAEVKEDNGSSWEDSCVEIFLQNPTNPAEYFNFETTSRGYLLAARGPDRSNRTKLSQAEIDSVVRTKQLASVAGNLVCWGMSIQIPASLLGIKSFEGVTLKGNLYKCADKAKTPHYLSAFPVETEKPDFHRPEFFLQF
- a CDS encoding SpoVG family protein; this translates as MAEEKKKKEWNATGAFDCLAVTSVQVYPFKEGPSMGHIKGMASVVLNDQFLVRGLRITEGENGMFVGYPIDPFFKGEDYRSVCCPMARNLREHIENCVLEKYQAAIA